GGCAGATGAGGGGCCATTTCTCACGGTTCCTGTCTCCTGTGTGCagggacccccaggaggaggtgggCCCCCTGGAACACCCATCATGCCTAGCCCTGGAGGTATGGCCTAGGCAGAGGCGGGGTGTGCTAGGGTGGTTATGCTTGGGGGAAACCCCGTCACACCTGGCACCCTTCTGGTCTCCCCCAGATTCCACCAACTCCAGCGAAAACATGTACACTATCATGAACCCCATCGGGCCGGGCGCCAGCAGGGCTAATGTGAGTGGGGGCTTTCGGGGGTGCTTCTCGAGGCGGTGACCCTAGTTGGGGAATGGGTGGCCCGAGTCCCACGCTGTCCCCATGCCCGCAGTTCCCGCTTGGCCCTGGCCCGGAGGGCCCCATGGCCGCCATGAGCGCGATGGAGCCTCACCACGTGAACGGATCCCTGGGTGAGTGGGCGTCCCTGCTCCCGCCCACGTTGCCTTCCCGGCCGTGCGCTCCCTGGCTGCCTCCCCCCGCCGACAGCCCGCCTGCCGGGTGGAGGCGCCTAGTGGCGTCCTGAGCCCCCCGGGGGCCGCTCAGTGACAGGGGCTGCTCCGAGCTGGAGGGGGATCCAGCGACCAAACCAGAGGATGCACTGACCGCCCCTCCCCGCCAGGCCCAACCCTCCACCTGGCCTCAGTCCCGGGCTGTGCGGGGTGGGGGCGCGGAGGCGGGGGAAGCTCGCGAGGGTCGTCGGCCCCTGGAGGCTGAGGGGCCTGGCGCCAGCACGTCTGAGCCGGTGCCCGTGTCTGTCCGTGTCTGTAGGCTCGGGCGACATGGACGGGTTGCCGAAGGTAAGGAGGCCGCGCTCCTGCCGGGGGTGGGATCCGGGGAAgcggcggggagggggcggggcagaGAGTTGCGCGCTGACCGCGGCCGCCTCCAGAGCTCCCCCGGCGCCGTGGCCGGCCTGAGCAACGCCCCGGGCACCCCGCGGGACGACGGCGAGATGGCGGCCGCCGGGACCTTCCTGCACCCGTTCCCGAGCGAAAGCGTAAGCGACTGCGTCGACTCCCCCCCCGCGGCGGCGTCGGGCCGGAGGGGCCTGGCGGGCAGGCCCCGGCGGGGCGGCCGGGGGGCCAGAGCAAGACCGTGACCGCGGCGGGCCAGGTGGGGGGGCGGCCGCGgcatccttcccctctcctcaatctctcccccccccccccacctcccGCTCCTAGTTCACCGTCCCGATCCCATCCGCTCCCACCCCGGGACCCGCGCCCCAGGGCGGCCTTCCCATGCATCGTCCCTCCCCCGTTCCCTCCTGTCCCCACCCCATGTCTGCCCAGgacccagccctgccctgtcCCCCATTGTCCCTGGGGGCGGGTCCCAGCATCTTCCAGAGCTGAACTCGGCCTCTGCGCGCTGCCCCCTCCTCTCTCCGCAGTACTCGCCAGGGATGACCATGAGCGTGTGATGGGGCGGCAGCCCCGGGCCTCTCTGCGGGCCTAGGCTTCTGCCCAGCGCCCCTGCTCAGGGCGAGGGGCTGAGGTCACACCTCGGGCACCTGGACTCCTGGCCAATCAAGGCTTGCCCAGCTGGGAGGCCCCACACGAAAAGActcttacattttattaaaaacgCAAGGACCTCAGAGACGTTCTTTTCTGTATGGACCCTTCCTGCCATTTGTATTTTGTCCCAGAGAGAAAGGCTCTTTGTGGGGCCCCTCTCCCCAGGACGTCAGGGGGTGGGGGCCCATCAATAAATGGAAgctggttttggtttttggtagTTTGTCTCAGATTCCCTCTTTGGccttctgccaccacaccctccaCCCTGTGGTCTTGTTCCACCCCCGCCCCCATCTAGCCCCACCTTTGAGAACTGGGGGCAGAGCGAGGCTCCAGGTTCTGGGCTCTCCCTGGGAGTTGGGGTGATGACCATGGGCAGAGGGGGTGGGACTGAAGCTGGGCACTCAAGAGTCGGGGAAGTAGAGGGAGGCAGAGTCAGGTCACAGGCCCCAAGAACCCCAGGTGGAAGGAGGGCTGAGTGGCAGCACCTTTATTGTCTTTGTGGGGGCCTTCAAGGTAGGGTCCTGAGGGGCAGCAGGGAGGAAGAGCCGGGAAACTGTGTGACCAGGGCCTCAGGTAGTGGGCATCGGGGGCTCCTCCACTTGTGGATGCCCATTGGCATCACCGGTGCAGCCATTGGTGGCAGCGGGTACTGGTCCTTTGTTGTTCAACACAGGGTAGGTGGCAGCCACAGGTCCGACTCGCTTGAGGCTGGGCCCTGGGCGCTCCATCTTGTGCTCCAGAAGCATGTGGTTCTGTGGCGGGAGCCCCACGCAAGCCCTGGAAAGGCCACATAGCTTAGCAGAGCCAGATACCCCACAGGGAGAAGGGGGGGTATCCCTGCCGCCTGCAGTCCCCCAAGCCCTGTGCATAGCTTAGCCAGGGGGTATCTGGGCCCCGGGCGGGAACCTGGAGGCTGGGGTGCACCTGAGGATGTTCTCGATGCAGCTGCGCTGGCGGAAAAGCGCATTGACCACCGGGCTGCCAGGCGGCACCAGTGGCGCCTTGAAGAGGAAGCTGAGCAGGGACAGCACGGGGTGGAAGGTCTGCGGCTCGGGGTCCACGTCAGTGCAGAAGCTCACGCGCTGGCACAGCTCGGTCAGCAGCGCCAGGTCCAGCATGATGGGTGCGGCCAGCAGGGAGTCCTGCGGGGCGGGTGGGTCAGGAGATGGGGGCGGTGGCCAAGCCCTGCCTCCCATAGCAGCCCCTGAAGCCGCGCCGCACCTCGCATGTGTTGTGCAGCACCAGTGTGTTGGTTCCGCCCAGCATCAGCTCCGAGGTATACTCATCCAGCGCGCGCTTGCTGTCACCCACGTACGGCACATACTTGATGACCACCTGGAGTGCAGCAGGAGTTTGCCCGGGTCCCTGCCACCCCTCGCCGGGCAACCCCGCGCCCGCGACCGCGCCCCACGCACGCAGTGGTCAGGCTCCTCGCCGGGCGTATAGAGCACTGGGTTGCTCTGCACCATGTCGTCCACCACGTTGCTCTTGGACACCTCCTTAGAGCGGAACTGCAATGGCGCCGACAGGTTCTCCCCATCGTTGTTGCCCAGGTGGTTGTAACTCACGATGGACATGGTCTGTGGGTACAAGGGAAGCCCCAGCAGCTGCAGGCCCTGCAGCCCCACAAGCCGGGTGCTCGCGGCCCAGGCCCCCCTTCCTGCACTCGGCAGCCCCCTAGGCCCACGCACCTTGAGGCCGGAGCCAATGAGGAAGTCCACGAGCACGGACTTGACTTTGGTCTGGCCTGACTTGAAGTCATCTCCGCCCACAAAAACCCGGCGCTGCCACGCGAGCTCAAGGGCTCCGGGCACCAGGGTGTTCTGTGGGGACCCATTGAGGAAGGCACAGCCCTCCAGGATGCTGGCCACGGCGAAGAGCGTGGAGGGCGACACCTCCAGACCAAGCTGTGGGCAAGGCGGGCAGTCAGCACAGAGCTGTGTTTGGGACTGGCCCTGCCTGACCCGCTCCACCCGGGCGTGCGCCCACCTCAATGGTGCGCAGCAGGTTCTCGGCTGTGTCGTTGAGGCCTGGAATCACCTCACAGAAGCGCTCCGTGTTTGCCGTCCACAGCACGATGACTTTGTCCAGCCCTGCGCTAGACCGGAAGTCTCGGATGTCCCTGCGGATCTGCTCCAGCTGTGGGTTGGATGGAGAGGGTGTGGGGAGGATGGAGAGGATGTAGGGAAGTTGGTTGTACATGCTCTCGGACTCACAGAGGCCGGACTCAGTTCCCCGGGTGTCAAGTGAGGCCTGGATTCGCGGGGTGGGGCAAAAAGGGGGAACCGAGTGGCGAAGAACAGGTGGCAGGGAGCAAGGGATGCGGGATGGGACAGCACCTGCTGCGCACGCGAGCCTGGGATGAGGTTGTCCGCGCGCGCGCTCTGGTTGGCCGCGATGAATTCGGGGATGTAAACAGAAGGCCGGGGTCGCAGGGCCTCCATGTGCGGCCACAGTTGCTCCTGCAGCCCCCAATCCAGCACCTTCGCGCGCCGCATCGCCTCGGCCAGGTTCAGCGACGAGATGTCCCAGCCTGGGGGGACCCTCACACTCGGCCCTGCCCGGATCCTGGGCCCCTCCAGACCCCATCTCCCAACCCGCCCCACCCCGGCCCAGGGCTCCGCCCACCATCGAACACGAGGTCGTTGGGCGCCACCATGGGCAGCAGCGCGCTGAAGGGCACGAACACCTCCTGGCCCTCGGCGTCCAGGCCCAGGCTCACGGTGCCCGCCTGAGTCAGCGAGCCGTAGTAGTTGGCCTCCTGGGGGGCAGCAGACACGGCGAGGTGACGGGTGGGAGTGGCGAAGGGGCCGCGACCCGGCCTGGGCCCCACCTAGACTCTCAAGCCCCGCCCCACTTTCGGGCATTTTTCAGTTCCAGGCTCCCAGCCAGGACGGAAGCCGCTGCCCCCAAGCCCCTCCCCCGAGACCTCCGGCACCTTAAGCTCCGCCCCTGTAAGACTCCCGAGGAGCCCCCGCTACCTCGCGAAACCCCTCCCCGGGGTCCGCCTGCAGCCAGGCCCCGCCCCCTGCAAGCCCTCCCGCCCCACAGAGCTTCGCCCCCTGCAGGTCCCTCGCCCACTACAGGCCTCTAGCCCCAGGCAGGTCCCTCGTCCCTGCAGCCCCCCGCCCCGCAGAACCCCACCCCCTACAGCCCCCCGGGTCCCGCAGAGCCCCGCCCCCTGCAGGCTCCCGCCCCCGCCCGCAAGGACTCCCACCAAGGCTCCCTACCCACCAcgcccctcccgcccccacctTGCGGCCGCTGCGCGTGGGCCAGGACAGACGCAGTCGGTTGGCCAGCACCGCGGCGGTGAGTGTGGAGCCGTTGTTCCCGCCCCAGCCGACAAGCATGACCCCGAGCCGGGGCACCTGCCGGGCGGTCCGGAAGGTGAAGCGCGTGGACGTGGGGTGCACCTGAAGACAGGCCGCGCAGTGAACCCCGGGTCCCGTGCCCTTCTCCCCGCGCCGCCCCGCTCTCCCCAGCAcgcctccttccccagcccccggTCCACCTTGAGAACGCCACCCTCGCGGCTGACGCGCGTCGTCCGGTACTCGTATTGCGCCTCGATGGCCTCGGGGCCGTAGACCACGTCCGGGCTCTCGACGAAGAACTGGGCGGCGGCCTCCATCGCGGCGGGCTGGGGGCCCGGGGTGAGCAGGGGGTCAGTGGGGACTCTAAGCGGCCGGGCCAAGCCAGTCTGGGTCCCCACGGAGGCCGTCCCCTCCCCGAACCGCACTCACCGGCGCAGAGTCGACTCAGGCAGCGGCGGCAGACAGCGCGGGCTCTCAGGCGCGCGACCTCCGGAGAAAAGCGCTGCggcccctcccccgccccgcccccttcCCCGCCTCTCCCGCGCTGGGGGGGAGGGGCCCAACGTCTGGAGACCCCGGTTCGAGACCCGACAACCCAGAGCCACCGTGGCCATCGGGTCCCCGTCTGGCGGAAATGGCCAGGCGTCCACGAGCGCGGCGCGTATAGGTTCACTTCGCTCGCTCCGCAGCCCCCAGGGGATCATGGCTGCCTATTCCCCCTTTACAAGAGGACAATGAGGCTACACATGAGCCCAGCCACAAGCCAGTGGGTGGAGCTGGGCAGGGAAGCTGGGCCTCCGGGGGGTAGAGGGTCTGGGTCAGAGACACTGCAGGGGAAACAGGCAGAGGACCAGAACTCCAAAGCCAGAATCTCCTCGGAGCCACGCTGCCACCTATTCCCCCTTCGTGGGCAGCAGCACCTACCAGGCAGTCCCATCCCCTGGCTCCCCATGTCCGCCCCCATCCATCTCGGGGGACAAAGTCACTCTGTCCCCACGGGGCTCACAAGGATGGGGCCTGTTTGGCCTGTTTCCCCACCTGCAGCAGGAGGGCTTGGCAGGAGTAGGCCGGAGGGGGAGGCTGTTCGCTGGAAAGGGGAGGGGACGCACAGGCGGGcagagctgaggcaggggaggaaTGAGGCCTGCACTGCAGGGCGCCCCCCTCATGCACGCTGATAAGGGAGCGTGGGAACCCAGCGGGCAGGCCGGGGCAGCTCCCCCAGGAACTTTCCAAAACAAGCGCCTGGAGGCCGGAAAGTTTCCACCACTGGAGCTGGCCCAAAAGGTGGATAGTTGGGAACGTTTGCAAGAGACAGGGCCTGACCTTGGAGGATGAGGGCTTAAGACTCTGGGTCCAGGCCTCACCCCTGAAGGGGCCCCAGTCTGAGGGAGTTGGAAGTGGACTGGGACACCCCCGTCCCCAGTGGGTGGGAACTCACAGGCAGGGCCCCTGCAAGACAGGCTCCCCAAATGAGGGGGCTGCTGGCAAGGGTTTTGAGACATGAAGAGGAGTTCgctgaaagaaaactacaggccaagcCACCTGAGCCACCCAGACAGGGCAGATGAAAAATTGCCTACGTGGGAGGCAGTTTGGGGTCTTGGACAGACCCTGAGGGCTGGGGATAGGGAGTGTGAAAGAGTATTTGGTGTTTGTTCCTGGTTCTTGGTTAGACATTGAGCTCAATCACcagtggccaatgatttaatcaatcacaTATATGCAAATGAGACGGTTAGGGCTCAGAACACAGAAACTCCCCCCACCCTCAAGTATGGGGCCTTGGCCTGCCCAGCGCTTTGAGCAGGGCATCGGAAAGCTCAGAATCCAGTCTCTccgaccttctcctgccctcctgcctctAGCCCCTTTCTCCCCTGGAAACCATAGAAACCAGAATTCCTCTTCCCTAAGGCAGGTCAGAGAAACTGGAGCCCTtctcccctaaaaaaaaaaagccacaaagccGGCAAAGGTCACTCTCTGCCTGCTCCCTTGAAGACCCTCATTCCGGGAGGGTCCTGACTGTAccctggaggaaggaatgctacCCAGAGTCCAGGAA
This portion of the Pongo abelii isolate AG06213 chromosome 20, NHGRI_mPonAbe1-v2.0_pri, whole genome shotgun sequence genome encodes:
- the SSBP4 gene encoding single-stranded DNA-binding protein 4 isoform X11 encodes the protein MGSMAPGDAMAAGPMAAGFFQPFMSPRFPGGPRPTLRMPSQPPAGLPGSQPLLPGTMEPSPRAQGHPSMGGPMQRVTPPRGMASVGPQSYGGGMRPPPNSLAGPGLPAMNMGPGVRGPWASPSGNSIPYSSSSPGSYTGPPGGGGPPGTPIMPSPGDSTNSSENMYTIMNPIGPGASRANFPLGPGPEGPMAAMSAMEPHHVNGSLGSGDMDGLPKSSPGAVAGLSNAPGTPRDDGEMAAAGTFLHPFPSESVSDCVDSPPAAASGRRGLAGRPRRGGRGARARP
- the ISYNA1 gene encoding inositol-3-phosphate synthase 1 isoform X3; its protein translation is MEAAAQFFVESPDVVYGPEAIEAQYEYRTTRVSREGGVLKEANYYGSLTQAGTVSLGLDAEGQEVFVPFSALLPMVAPNDLVFDGWDISSLNLAEAMRRAKVLDWGLQEQLWPHMEALRPRPSVYIPEFIAANQSARADNLIPGSRAQQLEQIRRDIRDFRSSAGLDKVIVLWTANTERFCEVIPGLNDTAENLLRTIELGLEVSPSTLFAVASILEGCAFLNGSPQNTLVPGALELAWQRRVFVGGDDFKSGQTKVKSVLVDFLIGSGLKTMSIVSYNHLGNNDGENLSAPLQFRSKEVSKSNVVDDMVQSNPVLYTPGEEPDHCVVIKYVPYVGDSKRALDEYTSELMLGGTNTLVLHNTCEDSLLAAPIMLDLALLTELCQRVSFCTDVDPEPQTFHPVLSLLSFLFKAPLVPPGSPVVNALFRQRSCIENILRACVGLPPQNHMLLEHKMERPGPSLKRVGPVAATYPVLNNKGPVPAATNGCTGDANGHPQVEEPPMPTT
- the ISYNA1 gene encoding inositol-3-phosphate synthase 1 isoform X2, whose product is MEAAAQFFVESPDVVYGPEAIEAQYEYRTTRVSREGGVLKVPRLGVMLVGWGGNNGSTLTAAVLANRLRLSWPTRSGRKEANYYGSLTQAGTVSLGLDAEGQEVFVPFSALLPMVAPNDLVFDGWDISSLNLAEAMRRAKVLDWGLQEQLWPHMEALRPRPSVYIPEFIAANQSARADNLIPGSRAQQLEQIRRDIRDFRSSAGLDKVIVLWTANTERFCEVIPGLNDTAENLLRTIELGLEVSPSTLFAVASILEGCAFLNGSPQNTLVPGALELAWQRRVFVGGDDFKSGQTKVKSVLVDFLIGSGLKTMSIVSYNHLGNNDGENLSAPLQFRSKEVSKSNVVDDMVQSNPVLYTPGEEPDHCVVIKYVPYVGDSKRALDEYTSELMLGGTNTLVLHNTCEDSLLAAPIMLDLALLTELCQRVSFCTDVDPEPQTFHPVLSLLSFLFKAPLVPPGSPVVNALFRQRSCIENILRACVGLPPQNHMLLEHKMERPGPSLKRVGPVAATYPVLNNKGPVPAATNGCTGDANGHPQVEEPPMPTT
- the ISYNA1 gene encoding inositol-3-phosphate synthase 1 isoform X1; this encodes MEAAAQFFVESPDVVYGPEAIEAQYEYRTTRVSREGGVLKVHPTSTRFTFRTARQVPRLGVMLVGWGGNNGSTLTAAVLANRLRLSWPTRSGRKEANYYGSLTQAGTVSLGLDAEGQEVFVPFSALLPMVAPNDLVFDGWDISSLNLAEAMRRAKVLDWGLQEQLWPHMEALRPRPSVYIPEFIAANQSARADNLIPGSRAQQLEQIRRDIRDFRSSAGLDKVIVLWTANTERFCEVIPGLNDTAENLLRTIELGLEVSPSTLFAVASILEGCAFLNGSPQNTLVPGALELAWQRRVFVGGDDFKSGQTKVKSVLVDFLIGSGLKTMSIVSYNHLGNNDGENLSAPLQFRSKEVSKSNVVDDMVQSNPVLYTPGEEPDHCVVIKYVPYVGDSKRALDEYTSELMLGGTNTLVLHNTCEDSLLAAPIMLDLALLTELCQRVSFCTDVDPEPQTFHPVLSLLSFLFKAPLVPPGSPVVNALFRQRSCIENILRACVGLPPQNHMLLEHKMERPGPSLKRVGPVAATYPVLNNKGPVPAATNGCTGDANGHPQVEEPPMPTT